One genomic region from Rosa rugosa chromosome 1, drRosRugo1.1, whole genome shotgun sequence encodes:
- the LOC133726574 gene encoding phosphoglucan phosphatase LSF1, chloroplastic isoform X3, which produces MLKEKTGSYSLVLERPFSPFPIQQLLLMNDLDNLFNRGRVPFATWNNRVLASNLQSSAGSSGNSGFVTFSSKFLKPQGWNSLNGNGHVQPTVQRNTTAKPISQLVCILSEEEPGDGEWAYGNFPLEEYIKALDRSKGELYYDHSLGMRYSKITEQIYVGSCIQTEDDVEALSNAAGITAILNFQTGTETQNWGINSNSINESCQKFDILMINYPIRDGDSFDLRKKLPFCVGLLLRLLKKNHRVYVTCTSGFDRSPTCVIAYLHWMTDTSLHAAYNFVTGLHLCRPDRPAIAWATWDLIAMVEKGKHDGPATHAVTFVWNGQEGEDVNLVGDFTNNWKDPIQANHKGGSRSEAEVRLSQGKYYYKFIVNGQWRHSTSSPAERDDSGNVNNVIVIGDTASVRPSVQQQQKDANIIKVIERPLTENERFMLAKAARCVAFSICPIRLAPK; this is translated from the exons ATGCTGAAGGAGAAGACAGGATCTTATAGTCTTGTTCTTGAGAGGCCATTTTCTCCCTTTCCAATTCAACAGCTGCTTCTTATGAATGATCTTGATAATCTATTCAATAGAGGTCGAGTTCCTTTTGCAACCTGGAACAACCGTGTATTGGCTTCAAATTTGCAATCATCTGCTGGAAGCAGTGGCAATTCTGGTTTTGTCACGTTCTCCTCAAAGTTTCTAAAACCCCAAGGATGGAATTCCTTGAATGGAAATGGTCATGTTCAACCAACAGTGCAGAGGAACACTACTGCCAAACCCATAAGCCAACTGGTTTGTATTCTGTCCGAAGAGGAGCCTGGAGATGGAGAATGGGCTTACGGAAATTTTCCACTAGAAGAATATATTAAAGCACTGGATCGCTCAAAAGGCGAATTATATTATGATCACTCACTTGGTATGCGCTATAGTAAG ATAACAGAGCAAATATATGTTGGGTCATGTATACAAACAGAAGATGATGTGGAGGCATTGTCAAATGCTGCA GGAATTACTGCTATACTAAATTTTCAAACTGGAACCGAGACACAAAACTGGGGAATCAATTCCAATTCAATAAATGAGTCATGTCAAAAGTTTGATATTCTGATGATCAACTATCCAATAAG GGATGGAGATTCTTTTGATTTGAGGAAGAAACTACCTTTTTGCGTGGGGCTATTATTACGTTTATTGAAAAAGAATCATCGTGTTTATGTCACTTGTACCAGTGGTTTTGATCGATCTCCTACTTGTGTGATAGCATACTTGCATTGGATGACTGATACTTCCCTTCATGCAGCGTATAATTTTGTTACTGGGTTGCATTTATGTAGGCCTGACAG ACCGGCAATTGCTTGGGCAACATGGGATCTTATAGCCATGGTGGAAAAAGGTAAACATGATGGACCTGCAACACATGCTGTCACATTTGTATGGAATGGACAAGAG GGGGAGGATGTAAATTTGGTTGGAGATTTCACGAATAATTGGAAAGATCCAATTCAGGCAAATCACAAAGGTGGATCACGATCGGAAGCGGAAGTTAGACTTTCACAAGGAAA GTATTACTACAAGTTCATTGTCAATGGGCAATGGCGACATTCAACATCCTCCCCAGCTGAAAGGGATGACAGCGGGAATGTCAACAATGTAATCGTAATCGGTGATACAGCCAGTGTGAGACCTTCTGTTCAACAACAGCAAAAA GATGCAAATATTATCAAGGTGATTGAGAGACCGTTGACAGAAAATGAGCGCTTCATGCTGGCAAAAGCAGCTCGTTGTGTTGCATTTTCTATATGCCCCATTAGACTGGCTCCAAAGTAA